Sequence from the Candidatus Abyssobacteria bacterium SURF_5 genome:
TTCGAGATTTTTTTCAGGATCGGCGGACATTGCTCGCGACCGATAAAGATCGAGTGGATGGCCACGCCGATCTTTTTTGCCATTTTCAGTTCCTGCTTTACTTCTTTATCGCCGCTGGTGGGCATGCCGTCCGTGAGAAAGATCACGTGCTGGCGCCCGCCCCGCATTGCTCCGAATTCCTTCAGAGCGTCGTCGAGCGCATTCTGATAATCGGTGAATCCGGAGCATTGGGTTTCCATGCTCTTGCGCATCAGCGCCTCATAATTGTGCGTGAAGAAGCGGCCGTCGTCGATGTACTTGTACGACTGATGATTGAACTCGATATAGCCGACGGTCATCTTGCTGCGCTTGGCCATTTCGACCAGGCCGATGACCACCATCGAGACCCACAGCGACGACCTGCCGGTCATCGATTGGCTGATGTCGCGGATAACGGCGACTCGCCCGCCTCGCTCCTTGCGAGTGCGCCGAAAGACATGCGGAGTCGTCGGATTGGAGTCGTCGATCCAGACCGAGCCTTCGCCCGGATCGGAATCGAAGAAATCGTCAAGCGACCGCATCGAGCGCAGTTGCTTCGGAACTCCCCCCTGAACTTCGCGCCGCGACGCGATGCTGCGTTGCACCTCTCCTTCGATGACCTTCAGGATCGCATCAAGATCGTCGATCTTTTCCTTGTTCAGGGGCGCATGCTCGTCCTGGCGCCGGCTCTCTTTGGTGATCTTGTCGTAATGAACTTCTTTTCGATAGGGGGAAACCTGTTCGGTCTCCTCTTCGGTGGGAGAGGCCTCGGCCTCGATGCTCTCCTCGGACTGCTCGGTCGGAACAGTCTCCTCAGGCTCCTGCTCCGACAACTGCTCCTGCTCTATTTCATCATTTTTTTTTTGCTCCGCCTCTTTTATGAGGTCCTCGATCTTCTCGTGAACCTCCGGCGGAACCCGAAATGTCGTCAGGTACTTCAGGACGATCATGTCTTGAGGCTCAACCACCCAGCGCCGCTCCAGAACCGCCTTGGCTTTGAGCATTTTGACCGCTTTCACGAGGAACGTGCGGTCGGTGATGAGAGAATTGTTGTCGTTGAGGTCGAACCTGGTCATCAGGTTGGTGATAAAGGTGAGCAACATCTCCTTGACGGCATTCGGAAGCGTTACCTTCAGGAGAATGTCCCGATTCGCTTTCAGACTACCTAATGTATCCGGCTCGATTTCCTGATCGTCAAAATCGAACTGAGAATAGTAATCGATCACTTTCCTCGCCATCTCCCAGCGGCTCTTCTGGATCAGGCCAACGACACGAAGCTGCAGCGTGAAGCGATCCAGATTCGCCAGGTCCAGCGGCTCGTTATAATAATCGTCCTTCGCCGGATTCCCGGTCGCGATCGTCGTGATCAGCGGAATCCTTTCCTTCCCGAATTTGCGCTCATTCAGCACCCGCAAAAGCACGTTCAACGCTTCTCCGGGCGCGCGAGAGATATCGTCCAATACGCAGATATCAGCCGTCAAAATCCGGCCCTTCACAATGTCCTGCCGGATCATCTCGCTCTGGTCCTCGCGTTCCCGATGAATGACATAATCTCCGATCAACTCCGTAAGGCGGGTGTCGCGATGTAGTTGGTAAAAGAAAAATTCCAGATTCGCAGCCTTGGCCGCGATTTCGGCGAGCATCGTCTTCGCGGTCCCGGGAGGACCCTCGACATAGACGTGTTCGCGCGCTATCAAACCCAGCAAAATTGCTTCTTTTATGTCATCATGGCCGATGACAAACTGATCCATGCACTCCCGTATATGATTGAGGGTGGTATGTAACTTTTCCATAAATCTGTCGTTCTCTCCAGTTATAAGGGATGTAATTTTCAGAGTGCTCCTGTCCAAATTGTAACACGCATCTCGAACAAATTGCAAGAAATTACAACCGGGAAAACTCGCAGTTGTTCCGTAACAAGAAACGACTATCCGCCGCGGCGTCGAACAGATCGCTCTCCGCGCCAAAGATAAAACCTTGGCGGCTTTTCGCTGGACTTGCAAAGTTTTCTTGAGATATACTACTGCTGGAACAGGAGCGGAAATGAAGCCAGCCAATTCCCCAGAACGCAAGCTGTTGATCGTTGACGACGACCCCGATCTGCTCGAATTAATAAAAACAAAGCTCGAAGCGGAGAATTATTCCTGCGAAGCGGCGCCCAATGTCGAAACCGCGCTTGCGCTGGTGCGAGAGCGGCAGTTTGACCTCGTCATCTCCGACCTGCGACTGCCCGGCATCGACGGGTTCACTTTCATCGAGGTGCTGAAAGCAAAATACCCCGCCCTCGGCATTATCGTTATCACCGGAATGGCCGAGATCGAAAGCGCAGTGAAGGCCATGAGAGCCGGCGCCGACGACTATCTCACAAAACCGTTCAACCTCGACCACATGGTCATCAGCATCGAACGAACACTGGAGAAACAGCGCCTCATAATCGAAAACCGCGACTACCAGCAGTTCCTTGAACAGAGGGTCCGCGAGGCGACCCAGGAGCAGCGGAAGGTCTTTCACGAGCTGCGCAAAACGAAGGAATACCTCGAGAATCTGATCGAGAGCTGCGTCGACGCCATCATTTCTTTCGATTTGAACGGCAAGATCAGATTCTGCAACCGCTCAACCGAAAACCTTCTCGGGCGACCGGTCGCAGAGGTGCTGGGACAGCATATCTGCACGTTTTGCTCCGGCGGCAGACCCGCGGCGGAACGCCTCATTAAAACCATCCATCTTCAGCAGAAAGTACGAAACTGCGAGATCGAGCTCCTCTCTGTTTCGAGCAACCAGATTACTACTGCCAGCGTCTCTGCTTCGCTCCTTCAGGATGTCGAAGACAGCGACCTCGCAATAATAGCGATCTTCAAGGACATCACCGAACAGAAAAAACTGCAGACCGAGCTGCAAGAGCTTTCCATCAAGGATAATCTGACCTCCCTTTTCAACCAGCGACATTTCTACCGCGTGCTTGAAAAGGAAATGATCCGGGCCGCCCGCCAGAAGCATCCCCTGTGCCTCCTGCTTCTCGACCTCGATAATTTCAAGCAGTTTAACGATTCTCAGGGCCATCTTGCGGGTGACCGCATCCTGGAGCAGGTTGGCTCCATCATCAATGAGTGCACCCGCGAATACGTCGACCACGCCTTCCGCTACGGCGGTGATGAATTCACGATTATCTTGAGCGAAACCACAATCAGACAGGCAACTGAAGTGGCCGAACGCATTCAGCGCTCTCTTAAACAAGCGTTCAGCGGCGCGCTCTCCCTCAGTATCGGCCTCGCACAGTTTCGCGCCGGACTCGAACTGGAGAATTTCATCAACAGCGCCGATAAAGCAATGTACAACGCAAAACGCGCCGGCGGAAACCAAATCGCGCTGGCCGGCGTCCGCAGGCGTTCCGTTCACAAGTGATACTTTGGTGCACAGCAGGACGATTCCTTCTTGCACGTGTATAACCGGTTTGACGGTGCGCTTGCGGCGGGGGGAAGCCCCGGCAACCGTTCAGCAGTTCCAAAACGGGATTCTTGAAATTTGCGTGCTCTCTCGCAAAATGATTTTTCGCATCTGACCAGGCTCCCAAAAAGAGACGGAATGGACAGGAGCGAGTGAATGATCTCCTCTGTTATTTCCGACGCGCGGAGCGGCTCGGCGGAACAGAAGTCCCGCCTGTGCTCTTTTCTCCGACGAGACAGGCGTCCCGCGTGTGCTCTCTTTTTTCCTCCGCGCTTCCGCAGGGTCATTCTGACCCCGCGCTTCGCGGGGCAAGAATCTTTCTATGGTCTGTTCGAATGGTTGATTTTATCCGCCGACGCCTCCTTGTTAAACGTTCGTTCATTGGGGCTTCGCCGCTGGTTCGCCCGCTTCGACCAGCAAAATCACTTTGGTAAAATTGGTTCAAGTAAAACTTGAATATATGAATATTAATATCATCATTACCAAATACTTAAGCCTTGACAATGAAACTGCTTCGTGGCCCGAAAAGACCATAGATCACACCCTTCCGCCATACACGCACCGGCTACCGTGGAGGACCATATGAGATTCACGCGAAGAGACTTCTTGAAAGTGAGCGCCACAACGACTGCAGCCCTTGCCCTCGACTCGCTCGGGTTTCTCGGCGGAATCGCAGGCGCGACCGAGAAGGTCTTTCAGGAATGGAAGTACGGCGGTTGGGAGGACCTGCACCGAACCGAATGGAAGTGGGACAAGGTGACCTTTGGGACGCACCTGGTCGACTGCTACCCCGGCAACTGCCTCTGGCGAGTCTACACAAAGGACGGCATCGTCTGGCGCGAGGAGCAGGCAGGCAAATACCCGGTCATCGACGCGACCGGCCCCGACTGGAATCCGCGCGGCTGCCAAAAGGGGTGCTCCTTCAGCAATATGATGTATAA
This genomic interval carries:
- a CDS encoding VWA domain-containing protein, whose amino-acid sequence is MEKLHTTLNHIRECMDQFVIGHDDIKEAILLGLIAREHVYVEGPPGTAKTMLAEIAAKAANLEFFFYQLHRDTRLTELIGDYVIHREREDQSEMIRQDIVKGRILTADICVLDDISRAPGEALNVLLRVLNERKFGKERIPLITTIATGNPAKDDYYNEPLDLANLDRFTLQLRVVGLIQKSRWEMARKVIDYYSQFDFDDQEIEPDTLGSLKANRDILLKVTLPNAVKEMLLTFITNLMTRFDLNDNNSLITDRTFLVKAVKMLKAKAVLERRWVVEPQDMIVLKYLTTFRVPPEVHEKIEDLIKEAEQKKNDEIEQEQLSEQEPEETVPTEQSEESIEAEASPTEEETEQVSPYRKEVHYDKITKESRRQDEHAPLNKEKIDDLDAILKVIEGEVQRSIASRREVQGGVPKQLRSMRSLDDFFDSDPGEGSVWIDDSNPTTPHVFRRTRKERGGRVAVIRDISQSMTGRSSLWVSMVVIGLVEMAKRSKMTVGYIEFNHQSYKYIDDGRFFTHNYEALMRKSMETQCSGFTDYQNALDDALKEFGAMRGGRQHVIFLTDGMPTSGDKEVKQELKMAKKIGVAIHSIFIGREQCPPILKKISKETGGIHFQVMPDKEGMVKIFELLN
- a CDS encoding diguanylate cyclase, producing the protein MKPANSPERKLLIVDDDPDLLELIKTKLEAENYSCEAAPNVETALALVRERQFDLVISDLRLPGIDGFTFIEVLKAKYPALGIIVITGMAEIESAVKAMRAGADDYLTKPFNLDHMVISIERTLEKQRLIIENRDYQQFLEQRVREATQEQRKVFHELRKTKEYLENLIESCVDAIISFDLNGKIRFCNRSTENLLGRPVAEVLGQHICTFCSGGRPAAERLIKTIHLQQKVRNCEIELLSVSSNQITTASVSASLLQDVEDSDLAIIAIFKDITEQKKLQTELQELSIKDNLTSLFNQRHFYRVLEKEMIRAARQKHPLCLLLLDLDNFKQFNDSQGHLAGDRILEQVGSIINECTREYVDHAFRYGGDEFTIILSETTIRQATEVAERIQRSLKQAFSGALSLSIGLAQFRAGLELENFINSADKAMYNAKRAGGNQIALAGVRRRSVHK